In Puntigrus tetrazona isolate hp1 chromosome 22, ASM1883169v1, whole genome shotgun sequence, one genomic interval encodes:
- the mfap2 gene encoding microfibrillar-associated protein 2, with protein sequence MKLCYLLLLSVPGLVLAQDQNYDDYSEIFGNSNSYDPFYYPAVSQTNSLSSQSLSLSLSLSLSLSLHLSVFVFFAAVEFQTEPTEPGPLDCREEQYPCTRLYSVHQPCKQCLNSICFYRSVYVINKEICVRTVCAHEELLRADLCRDQFSRCGIVALSGQCGAMVGSCAKSCGSC encoded by the exons ATGAAACTCTGTTacctgctgctgctgtcagtgccag GGCTGGTTCTGGCTCAGGATCAGAACTATGATGATTACTCAGAAATCTTTG GAAACAGCAACAGTTACGACCCGTTCTACT ATCCAGCCGTCTCTCAGacaaactctctctct tctcagtctctgtctctctctctctctctgtctctctctctctctcttcatctctctgtctttgtgttttttgcagCGGTGGAGTTTCAGACAGAGCCGACTGAACCCGGGCCACTGG actgTCGTGAGGAACAGTATCCCTGCACTCGTCTCTATTCTGTCCATCAGCCGTGCAAACAGTGTCTCAACAGCATCTGCTTCTACAGGTCA GTTTACGTGATCAACAAGGAGATCTGTGTGAGGACGGTGTGCGCTCACGAGGAGCTGCTGcggg CGGATCTGTGTCGTGATCAGTTCTCACGCTGCGGCATCGTCGCTCTCAGCGGACAGTGTGGGGCGATGGTGGGCAGCTGCGCTAAGAGCTGCGGGTCCTgctag
- the fbxo42 gene encoding F-box only protein 42 isoform X1: MFGVRSFMRAADKEKHKQTTAEKKKQRAGQRRTETPADRSADGVMSGCADGEDSCSVAMETEEVKPGERSMDELPEEVLEYILSFLSPYQEHKTAALVCKQWYRLIKGVAYQCYHGFLRAVQEGNIQWESRTYPYPGTPITQRFSHSACYYDSNQSMYVFGGCTQSSCNAAFNDLWRLDLNSKEWIRPLASGSYPSPKAGATLVMFRDLLVLFGGWTRPSPYPLHQPERFFDEIHTYSPSKNWWNCIVTTHGPPPMAGHSSSVIGSTMVVFGGSLGARQMSNEVWVLDLEQWSWSKPAVSGPSPHPRGGQSQIVIDSETLLILGGCGGPNALLKDAWLLHMSASPWTWQQLRVENEDHGAPELWCHPACKVGQCVVVFSQAPSGRAPLSPSLNSRPSPISSTPAPLGPDPPSLRSQSPVRGGAAGVVLGAVEEAPCVNGRWGTLRPRASARASPSRGPDSPPLLNGSSPSTSPVQAASPPTRPQAEYSWDEPPASNGLHTPPGAGSPRTPPGAVSPAALRRGLEAVKASSSLPSSSSLAPPGASSGSSPSSSSPPQAADAPSIPPIARRLAHHPPQSLNVGKPLYQSLNCKPMQMYLLDISRAKSGGVVSWRAYGSGGAPSAVTGPPETSLHTVVQGRGELIIFGGLMDKKQNVKYYPKTNALYFVRAKR, translated from the exons ATGTTTGGAGTGAGGAGCTTCATGAGAGCAGCTGataaagagaaacacaaacaaacaacagcgGAGAAGAAGAAGCAGCGCGCCGGCCAGAGACGGACCGAGACACCGGCAGACAG ATCCGCAGACGGAGTCATGTCTGGCTGCGCAGACGGCGAGGACAGCTGCTCGGTTGCCATGGAGACGGAGGAGGTGAAGCCGGGCGAGCGCAGCATGGACGAGCTCCCTGAGGAGGTGCTGGAGTACATCCTCTCGTTCCTCTCGCCCTACCAGGAGCACAAGACGGCCGCGCTGGTCTGCAAGCAGTGGTACCGCCTCATCAAAG gtgtggCGTATCAGTGTTATCATGGTTTCCTGAGGGCTGTTCAGGAGGGAAACATCCAGTGGGAGAGTCGCACATATCCGTATCCAGGAACACCGATAACACAGCGCTTCTCACACA gcgCGTGTTACTACGACTCGAACCAGTCGATGTACGTGTTCGGCGGCTGTACACAGAGCAGCTGTAACGCAGCGTTTAACGATCTGTGGCGTCTGGATCTCAACAGTAAGGAGTGGATCCGGCCGCTGGCGTCAg GCTCGTATCCGTCTCCGAAGGCCGGAGCGACGCTGGTGATGTTCAGGGATCTGCTGGTGCTGTTCGGCGGCTGGACACGGCCCAGTCCATACCCTCTCCACCAGCCTGAGCGCTTCTTCGACGAGATACACACCTACTCACCCTCCAAGAACTG GTGGAACTGCATCGTGACGACTCACGGGCCGCCTCCGATGGCGGGACACTCGTCCTCGGTGATCGGCAGCACTATGGTGGTGTTCGGAGGCTCCCTGGGCGCGCGGCAGAT GAGCAACGAGGTCTGGGTCCTGGATCTGGAGCAGTGGTCCTGGTCCAAGCCGGCCGTCAGCGGCCCGTCCCCTCATCCTCGTGGAGGACAGTCTCAG ATCGTGATCGACAGCGAGACGCTGCTGATTCTGGGCGGCTGCGGCGGACCGAACGCT ctGCTGAAGGATGCCTGGCTGCTGCACATGAGCGCCTCCCCCTGGACGTGGCAGCAGCTGCGGGTGGAGAACGAGGATCACGGCGCGCCGGAGCTCTGGTGCCATCCGGCCTGCAAG GTGGGTCAGTGTGTGGTGGTGTTCTCTCAGGCACCGTCGGGGCGGGCCCCTCTCAGCCCCAGTCTGAACTCTCGGCCCTCGCCCATCAGCTCCACGCCGGCCCCCCTGGGCCCGGACCCGCCCTCGCTGCGCTCCCAGTCCCCGGTGCGGGGCGGTGCTGCGGGCGTGGTGCTGGGCGCGGTCGAGGAGGCACCCTGCGTGAACGGCCGCTGGGGGACCCTGCGGCCCCGAGCCTCGGCCCGAGCCTCTCCCTCGCGGGGCCCCGACAGCCCACCGCTGCTCAACGGCTCCTCGCCCTCCACCAGCCCGGTGCAGGCGGCGTCTCCGCCCACGAGACCGCAGGCCGAGTACAGCTGGGACGAGCCGCCCGCTTCCAACGGGCTGCACACGCCTCCAGGGGCCGGGTCCCCGCGCACCCCTCCGGGGGCCGTTTCTCCCGCAGCCCTGCGCCGGGGCCTGGAGGCCGTTAAAGCTTCCTCCTCGCTGCCGTCCTCCTCCTCGCTGGCCCCTCCGGGCGCGTCCTCCGGCTCGTCGCCCTCCTCCTCCAGTCCGCCGCAGGCCGCCGACGCCCCCTCCATCCCCCCCATCGCCCGGCGCCTCGCCCACCACCCGCCCCAGAGCCTGAACGTGGGCAAGCCGCTCTACCAGTCGCTCAACTGCAAGCCCATGCAGATGTACCTGCTGGACATTTCTCGTGCCAAGTCGGGCGGCGTGGTGTCGTGGCGGGCGTACGGCAGCGGCGGGGCTCCCAGCGCCGTCACCGGGCCGCCCGAGACCAGTCTGCACACGGTGGTCCAGGGCCGCGGAGAGCTCATCATCTTCGGAGGCCTGATGGACAAAAAGCAGAACGTCAAATATTACCCCAAAACCAACGCCTTGTACTTCGTCCGCGCCAAGAGGTAA
- the slc25a34 gene encoding solute carrier family 25 member 34 translates to MLVSAPAGPRALWPPLDFSLGAVACCGACVLTNPLEVVKTRLQLQGELAARGSYRRLYRGVLQALWLVAGADGLRGLQKGLTAALLYQGLMNGVRLGFYSYTEAAGLTEAPGGRLVSGAAAGALGAFIASPAYLVKTHLQAQTVETIAVGHQHNHQGVLSAFVSIYRREGVTGLWRGVNGAVPRVMVGSAAQLATFSSAKDWVTHAQWFDPHSCLNALIAAMISGVAVAITMTPFDVISTRLYNQPVDEFKRGRLYCGFVDCLMKVSETEGIMGLYKGMTPVFVRLAPHTVLSMLLWDVLRQRALLYTHRISTQPGADF, encoded by the exons ATGCTGGTGAGCGCTCCGGCCGGGCCCCGGGCCCTGTGGCCCCCGCTGGACTTCAGCCTGGGTGCCGTGGCGTGCTGCGGGGCGTGTGTGCTGACTAACCCTCTGGAGGTGGTGAAGACCCGTCTGCAGCTGCAGGGTGAGCTGGCGGCGCGGGGCTCGTACCGGAGGCTGTACCGGGGCGTGCTGCAGGCTCTGTGGCTGGTGGCCGGCGCTGATGGGCTCCGGGGCCTGCAGAAGGGCCTGACCGCCGCGCTGCTCTACCAGGGCCTGATGAACGGCGTGCGGCTCGGCTTCTACTCCTACACGGAGGCGGCGGGGCTCACCGAGGCTCCGGGCGGGCGTCTGGTGTCAGGGGCCGCCGCTGGAGCGCTGGGGGCCTTCATCGCCTCGCCCGCTTATCTG GTGAAGACACATCTGCAGGCGCAGACAGTGGAGACCATCGCAGTCGGACACCAACACAACCATCAG GGTGTGTTGAGCGCGTTCGTCTCCATCTATCGGCGTGAGGGGGTGACGGGTCTGTGGCGGGGCGTTAATGGGGCCGTCCCCAGGGTCATGGTGGGGTCAGCGGCTCAACTGGCCACGTTCAGCTCGGCTAAAGACTGGGTGACACACGCCCag TGGTTTGATCCTCACAGCTGCCTCAACGCTCTCATCGCCGCCATGATCAGCGGGGTCGCCGTGGCGATTACCATGACGCCGTTTGATGTCATCAGCACTCGCCTGTACAACCAACCAGTGGACGAGTTTAAAAGG GGGCGTCTGTACTGCGGGTTCGTGGACTGTCTGATGAAGGTTAGTGAGACTGAGGGGATCATGGGTCTCTATAAAGGAATGACGCCTGTGTTTGTGCGCCTGGCTCCTCATACAGTCCTCAGTATGCTCCTATGGGACGTCCTGAGACAGCGAGCGCTGCTGTACACACACCGGATCAGCACACAACCCGGAGCCGACTTTTAA
- the atad3 gene encoding ATPase family AAA domain containing 3: MSWLFGLGKGQGGAPPDASVPPGPPPPPPPPAGGSGSGSGDKPKDKWSNFDPTGLERAAQAAKELDRSRHAKDALDLARMQEQTVQMEHQSRIKEYEAAVEQLKGDQIRIQADERRKTLNEETKQHQARAQYQDKLARQRYDEQLRQQQMLNEENLRKQEESVQKQEAMRRATVEHEMELRHKNEMLRVEAESKARARVERENADIIREQIRLKAAEHRQTVLESIRTAGAVFGEGFRAFVSDWDKVTATVAGLTLLAVGVYSARNATAVAGRYIEARLGKPSLVRETSRFTVVEALKHPIKMAKRLKSKPQDALEGVVLSPTLEERVRDIAIATRNTRQNRGLYRNILMYGPAGTGKTLFAKKLAMHSGMDYAIMTGGDVAPMGRDGVTAMHKVFDWAGTSGRGLLLFVDEADAFLRKRSTERISEDLRATLNAFLYRTGEQSNKFMLVLASNQPEQFDWAINDRIDEIVNFMLPGLEERERLVRLYSDKYVLEPATGGRQRLKLAQFDYGLKCSEIAKRVEGMSGREISKLAVAWQAAAYSSEDGVLTEPMIDARVDDSVRQHRQKMDWLHGEGVLDNEGRPIPAKGSAPPLKAQEVLRPLQEVPSDGSRPEGTPV; encoded by the exons ATGTCGTGGCTCTTCGGGCTCGGTAAAGGTCAGGGCGGCGCACCGCCGGACGCTTCGGTTCCGCCcggtcctcctcctcctcctcctcctccggcCGGCGGCTCCGGCTCCGGTTCGGGAGACAAACCCAAGGACAAATGGAGCAACTTCGACCCCACGGGGCTGGAGCGCGCCGCGCAGGCGGCCAAAGAGCTGGACCGATCGC GTCACGCCAAAGATGCGCTGGATCTGGCGCGCATGCAGGAGCAGACCGTGCAGATGGAGCACCAGAGCAGAATCAAG gagtaCGAGGCAGCGGTGGAGCAGCTGAAGGGTGATCAGATCCGTATCCAGGCGGACGAGCGAAGGAAAACTCTGAACGAGGAGACCAAACAGCACCAGGCG AGGGCGCAGTATCAGGACAAATTGGCACGGCAGCGGTATGACGAGCAGCTCCGGCAGCAG CAAATGTTAAATGAGGAGAACCTGCGCAAACAGGAAGAGTCTGTGCAGAAGCAGGAGGCCATGAGGAGAG CGACCGTCGAACACGAGATGGAGCTGCGGCACAAGAACGAGATGCTACGCGTGGAGGCGGAGTCTAAAGCTCGCGCAcgtgtggagagagagaacgCTGACATCATCCGCGAGCAGATCCGACTGAAGGCGGCCGAACACCGACAGACCGTCCTCGAGTCCATACG GACGGCGGGCGCCGTGTTCGGGGAAGGTTTCCGTGCATTTGTATCCGACTGGGATAAAGTGACGGCAACG GTGGCGGGACTCACTCTGCTGGCGGTGGGTGTTTATTCTGCTCGTAACGCAACTGCTGTGGCCGGACGATATATCGAGGCGCGGCTAGGAAAACCTTCGCTAGTGCGAGAGACGTCACGATTCACTGTGGTGGAAGCCCTCAAACACCCCATCAAG ATGGCGAAGCGGTTGAAGAGCAAACCTCAGGACGCGCTGGAGGGAGTGGTGCTCAGC CCGACGCTGGAGGAGCGCGTGCGCGACATCGCCATAGCGACGAGGAACACGCGGCAGAACCGTGGACTGTACCGGAACATCTTGATGTACGGGCCGGCGGGGACAGGGAAGACGCTCTTCGCTAAG AAGCTGGCGATGCATTCTGGGATGGATTACGCCATCATGACGGGAGGAGACGTGGCGCCGATGGGTCGAGACGGAGTGACGGCGATGCACAAGGTGTTCGACTGGGCCGGGACCAGCGGACGAGG GTTGCTGCTGTTTGTGGATGAAGCCGACGCTTTCCTTCGCAAGAGATCCACT gagcgGATAAGTGAAGATCTACGTGCGACTCTGAATGCATTCCTGTACCGCACTGGAGAACAGAGCAACAA gtTCATGCTGGTTCTCGCCAGTAATCAGCCCGAGCAGTTTGATTGGGCAATAAACGACCGAATCGATGAGATCGTGAACTTCATGCTGCCGGGACTCGAGGAGCGAGAGAGACTCGTACGACTTTACTCCGACAAATACGTGCTGGAGCCGGCCACCGGAGGACGCCa gaggCTGAAGCTGGCTCAGTTTGACTACGGGCTGAAGTGTTCAGAGATAGCGAAGCGTGTGGAGGGAATGTCCGGACGAGAGATCTCCAAACTCGCAGTGGCCTGGCAG gcGGCGGCGTACTCCTCCGAGGATGGCGTCCTGACCGAGCCGATGATCGACGCGCGGGTGGACGACTCTGTCAGACAGCACCGGCAGAAGATGGACTGGCTTCATGGAGAAGGGGTTCTGGATAACGAGGGCCGGCCGATTCCCGCCAAAGGCTCCGCGCCGCCGCTCAAGGCACAGGAAGTGCTCCGCCCTCTACAGGAAGTGCCATCGGACGGGAGCAGACCCGAGGGGACTCCGGTGTAA
- the sdhb gene encoding succinate dehydrogenase [ubiquinone] iron-sulfur subunit, mitochondrial isoform X1 yields MAAVCFSLSRCCAAGHRASVTAVRFAQTASAVQPRIKTFQIYRWDPDRAGDKPRMQTYEIDLNTCGPMVLDALIKIKNEMDGTLTFRRSCREGICGSCAMNINGGNTLACLNKIDTNTGKVTKIYPLPHMYVVKDLVPDMSNFYAQYKSIEPYLKKKDESRQGQEQYLQSVEDRQKLVADEPGHDGLYECILCACCSTSCPSYWWNADKYLGPAVLMQAYRWMIDSRDEYTEERLSKLQDPFSLYRCHTIMNCTRTCPKGLNPGKAIAEIKKMMATYKEKKTASA; encoded by the exons ATGGCCGCCGTGTGTTTCTCCTTGAGCCGCTGCTGCGCCGCCGGGCACCGAGCCTCGGTCACG gcgGTGCGCTTCGCTCAGACGGCGTCCGCGGTGCAGCCCAGGATCAAGACCTTCCAGATCTACCGCTGGGATCCGGACCGCGCCGGGGACAAGCCTCGCATGCAGACCTACGAGATCGACCTGAACAC ctgcGGGCCCATGGTTCTGGACGCTCTCATCAAGATCAAGAACGAGATGGACGGCACGCTGACCTTCAGGCGCTCCTGCAGAGAGG GGATCTGCGGGTCGTGTGCCATGAACATCAACGGAGGAAACACTCTGGCCTGTCTGAACAAAATCGACACGAACACCGGCAAGGTGACGAAGATCTACCCGCTGCCGCACATGTACGTGGTGAAAGACCTGGTGCCG GACATGAGTAACTTCTACGCTCAGTACAAGTCCATCGAGCCCTACCTGAAGAAGAAGGACGAGTCCAGACAGGGCCAGGAGCAGTACCTGCAGAGCGTGGAGGACCGGCAGAAACTGGTAGCTGATGAGCCcggacac GACGGGCTGTACGAGTGTATCCTGTGCGCCTGCTGCAGCACCAGCTGTCCCAGCTACTGGTGGAACGCAGACAAGTACCTGGGTCCAGCCGTGCTCATGCAG GCGTACCGCTGGATGATCGACTCTCGTGATGAATACACCGAGGAGAGGCTCTCCAAGCTGCAGGACCCCTTCTCTCTGTACCGCTGTCACACCATCATGAACTGCACCAGAACCTGCCCGAAG GGCCTGAATCCAGGCAAAGCCATCGCAGAGATCAAGAAGATGATGGCCACCTACAAAGAGAAGAAGACTGCGTCTGCGTGA
- the fbxo42 gene encoding F-box only protein 42 isoform X2, with amino-acid sequence MSGCADGEDSCSVAMETEEVKPGERSMDELPEEVLEYILSFLSPYQEHKTAALVCKQWYRLIKGVAYQCYHGFLRAVQEGNIQWESRTYPYPGTPITQRFSHSACYYDSNQSMYVFGGCTQSSCNAAFNDLWRLDLNSKEWIRPLASGSYPSPKAGATLVMFRDLLVLFGGWTRPSPYPLHQPERFFDEIHTYSPSKNWWNCIVTTHGPPPMAGHSSSVIGSTMVVFGGSLGARQMSNEVWVLDLEQWSWSKPAVSGPSPHPRGGQSQIVIDSETLLILGGCGGPNALLKDAWLLHMSASPWTWQQLRVENEDHGAPELWCHPACKVGQCVVVFSQAPSGRAPLSPSLNSRPSPISSTPAPLGPDPPSLRSQSPVRGGAAGVVLGAVEEAPCVNGRWGTLRPRASARASPSRGPDSPPLLNGSSPSTSPVQAASPPTRPQAEYSWDEPPASNGLHTPPGAGSPRTPPGAVSPAALRRGLEAVKASSSLPSSSSLAPPGASSGSSPSSSSPPQAADAPSIPPIARRLAHHPPQSLNVGKPLYQSLNCKPMQMYLLDISRAKSGGVVSWRAYGSGGAPSAVTGPPETSLHTVVQGRGELIIFGGLMDKKQNVKYYPKTNALYFVRAKR; translated from the exons ATGTCTGGCTGCGCAGACGGCGAGGACAGCTGCTCGGTTGCCATGGAGACGGAGGAGGTGAAGCCGGGCGAGCGCAGCATGGACGAGCTCCCTGAGGAGGTGCTGGAGTACATCCTCTCGTTCCTCTCGCCCTACCAGGAGCACAAGACGGCCGCGCTGGTCTGCAAGCAGTGGTACCGCCTCATCAAAG gtgtggCGTATCAGTGTTATCATGGTTTCCTGAGGGCTGTTCAGGAGGGAAACATCCAGTGGGAGAGTCGCACATATCCGTATCCAGGAACACCGATAACACAGCGCTTCTCACACA gcgCGTGTTACTACGACTCGAACCAGTCGATGTACGTGTTCGGCGGCTGTACACAGAGCAGCTGTAACGCAGCGTTTAACGATCTGTGGCGTCTGGATCTCAACAGTAAGGAGTGGATCCGGCCGCTGGCGTCAg GCTCGTATCCGTCTCCGAAGGCCGGAGCGACGCTGGTGATGTTCAGGGATCTGCTGGTGCTGTTCGGCGGCTGGACACGGCCCAGTCCATACCCTCTCCACCAGCCTGAGCGCTTCTTCGACGAGATACACACCTACTCACCCTCCAAGAACTG GTGGAACTGCATCGTGACGACTCACGGGCCGCCTCCGATGGCGGGACACTCGTCCTCGGTGATCGGCAGCACTATGGTGGTGTTCGGAGGCTCCCTGGGCGCGCGGCAGAT GAGCAACGAGGTCTGGGTCCTGGATCTGGAGCAGTGGTCCTGGTCCAAGCCGGCCGTCAGCGGCCCGTCCCCTCATCCTCGTGGAGGACAGTCTCAG ATCGTGATCGACAGCGAGACGCTGCTGATTCTGGGCGGCTGCGGCGGACCGAACGCT ctGCTGAAGGATGCCTGGCTGCTGCACATGAGCGCCTCCCCCTGGACGTGGCAGCAGCTGCGGGTGGAGAACGAGGATCACGGCGCGCCGGAGCTCTGGTGCCATCCGGCCTGCAAG GTGGGTCAGTGTGTGGTGGTGTTCTCTCAGGCACCGTCGGGGCGGGCCCCTCTCAGCCCCAGTCTGAACTCTCGGCCCTCGCCCATCAGCTCCACGCCGGCCCCCCTGGGCCCGGACCCGCCCTCGCTGCGCTCCCAGTCCCCGGTGCGGGGCGGTGCTGCGGGCGTGGTGCTGGGCGCGGTCGAGGAGGCACCCTGCGTGAACGGCCGCTGGGGGACCCTGCGGCCCCGAGCCTCGGCCCGAGCCTCTCCCTCGCGGGGCCCCGACAGCCCACCGCTGCTCAACGGCTCCTCGCCCTCCACCAGCCCGGTGCAGGCGGCGTCTCCGCCCACGAGACCGCAGGCCGAGTACAGCTGGGACGAGCCGCCCGCTTCCAACGGGCTGCACACGCCTCCAGGGGCCGGGTCCCCGCGCACCCCTCCGGGGGCCGTTTCTCCCGCAGCCCTGCGCCGGGGCCTGGAGGCCGTTAAAGCTTCCTCCTCGCTGCCGTCCTCCTCCTCGCTGGCCCCTCCGGGCGCGTCCTCCGGCTCGTCGCCCTCCTCCTCCAGTCCGCCGCAGGCCGCCGACGCCCCCTCCATCCCCCCCATCGCCCGGCGCCTCGCCCACCACCCGCCCCAGAGCCTGAACGTGGGCAAGCCGCTCTACCAGTCGCTCAACTGCAAGCCCATGCAGATGTACCTGCTGGACATTTCTCGTGCCAAGTCGGGCGGCGTGGTGTCGTGGCGGGCGTACGGCAGCGGCGGGGCTCCCAGCGCCGTCACCGGGCCGCCCGAGACCAGTCTGCACACGGTGGTCCAGGGCCGCGGAGAGCTCATCATCTTCGGAGGCCTGATGGACAAAAAGCAGAACGTCAAATATTACCCCAAAACCAACGCCTTGTACTTCGTCCGCGCCAAGAGGTAA
- the sdhb gene encoding succinate dehydrogenase [ubiquinone] iron-sulfur subunit, mitochondrial isoform X2, protein MAAVCFSLSRCCAAGHRASVTAVRFAQTASAVQPRIKTFQIYRWDPDRAGDKPRMQTYEIDLNTCGPMVLDALIKIKNEMDGTLTFRRSCREGICGSCAMNINGGNTLACLNKIDTNTGKVTKIYPLPHMYVVKDLVPDMSNFYAQYKSIEPYLKKKDESRQGQEQYLQSVEDRQKLDGLYECILCACCSTSCPSYWWNADKYLGPAVLMQAYRWMIDSRDEYTEERLSKLQDPFSLYRCHTIMNCTRTCPKGLNPGKAIAEIKKMMATYKEKKTASA, encoded by the exons ATGGCCGCCGTGTGTTTCTCCTTGAGCCGCTGCTGCGCCGCCGGGCACCGAGCCTCGGTCACG gcgGTGCGCTTCGCTCAGACGGCGTCCGCGGTGCAGCCCAGGATCAAGACCTTCCAGATCTACCGCTGGGATCCGGACCGCGCCGGGGACAAGCCTCGCATGCAGACCTACGAGATCGACCTGAACAC ctgcGGGCCCATGGTTCTGGACGCTCTCATCAAGATCAAGAACGAGATGGACGGCACGCTGACCTTCAGGCGCTCCTGCAGAGAGG GGATCTGCGGGTCGTGTGCCATGAACATCAACGGAGGAAACACTCTGGCCTGTCTGAACAAAATCGACACGAACACCGGCAAGGTGACGAAGATCTACCCGCTGCCGCACATGTACGTGGTGAAAGACCTGGTGCCG GACATGAGTAACTTCTACGCTCAGTACAAGTCCATCGAGCCCTACCTGAAGAAGAAGGACGAGTCCAGACAGGGCCAGGAGCAGTACCTGCAGAGCGTGGAGGACCGGCAGAAACTG GACGGGCTGTACGAGTGTATCCTGTGCGCCTGCTGCAGCACCAGCTGTCCCAGCTACTGGTGGAACGCAGACAAGTACCTGGGTCCAGCCGTGCTCATGCAG GCGTACCGCTGGATGATCGACTCTCGTGATGAATACACCGAGGAGAGGCTCTCCAAGCTGCAGGACCCCTTCTCTCTGTACCGCTGTCACACCATCATGAACTGCACCAGAACCTGCCCGAAG GGCCTGAATCCAGGCAAAGCCATCGCAGAGATCAAGAAGATGATGGCCACCTACAAAGAGAAGAAGACTGCGTCTGCGTGA
- the mrpl20 gene encoding 39S ribosomal protein L20, mitochondrial encodes MVFLTLSRWIRNRGPDRFWKVQELLKSARHFRGRKNRCYSLAVRAVRRAFVYATKARKAKRRSMRQLWIQRLAAACREQHMNYPVLTHNLIKSSVQLNRRVLSDLCISEPGSFRALAALARSRRVEGLRAALGDGSQPPGVFSRITQPITAQHG; translated from the exons ATGGTGTTCCTCACGCTCTCCCGCTGGATCCGGAACCGTGGACCGGACCGGTTCTGGAAGGTCCAGGAGCTGCTGAAGAGCGCGCGG cactTCCGGGGCAGGAAGAACCGTTGTTACAGTCTAGCGGTGCGTGCTGTACGCAGAGCCTTCGTCTACGCCACCAAAGCTCGGAAAGCCAAGCGACGCAGCATGAGACAG CTCTGGATCCAGCGTCTCGCCGCGGCCTGCAGAGAACAACACATGAACTACCCCGTGCTCACACACAACTTGAtcaag agCAGTGTTCAGCTGAACCGGCGTGTTCTGAGTGATCTGTGTATCTCGGAGCCCGGTTCTTTCAGGGCCCTGGCGGCTCTGGCTCGGTCTCGTCGGGTCGAGGGTCTCCGGGCAGCGCTGGGCGACGGCAGCCAACCGCCGGGCGTCTTCTCACGCATCAcgcagccaatcacagcgcagCACGGCTGA